The Actinomyces faecalis genome includes the window TTCCGAAGAGCGTACCGTCGCCCTGGACCTGTCCCGATTCGCTTCGGTCGCGGGCGCCACGGTAACCCCCGTGGTGACAACACAGTCGCCTGCAGACAGGCCCACAGCCAATGCGCTGGTCAAAGGGACCCCTGTGGCAGTGGATCAGGCTACAGCCACCGCCACGCTGACAGTTCCTGCCCGCTCAGTGACCACCTTCGTCATTGATGGCGCCACCGGTATTGCCGACGACGCACCGCTACTGAAAGACGGCCATTCTTATGATCTGCGCGGGGTCCAATCCGGACTGAGCCTAACTGCCAAAGACCGAGGCATCGTCATTGACAACACAGCCGCAGAGACGGCAGCCGACCAGGTGTGGCGCGTGACAACTCTGTCCGGTAGTGGCACTAACGAGCAGAAGGTGACGCTGACCAATGTCCGCGGTCAGGTCCTGGCCAACGTCGACGGTTCCGCAGCCGCAATCGACCCGGAAGAGGTTTCCCCCCAGGCACGATCGTGGATCGTGACAACGACCAATGGCGTTGATCTTTCTCTTGTCTCTGCGACCGAGCCGGTAGTGGCGGAGGTCAATGGACAGGCTCGCGAGCCCGGCAGCCGCGTTGGCACCTACACGTCCAACGGCGGTGGCAACCAGCGGTGGACCGCCCGCGACGTGACCATCTCAGGATTTAAGCCTGTGACTGTGAATACCGCGGTCGCTCAGGCTCCCACGCTGCCGAGCACGGTGACTCCACTGTACGCCGATGGTGCAGGTTCAGCTGTTACCGTGACCTGGAATCTCGAGGAGGCAGACTGGAGTACTCCTGGGACGGTGACAATCACTGGAAGCGGCACGGACCAGTACGGTGCTGCTTTCGACAACGCCAAGGCGCGTGTGGAAGTTGGCCCTGCAAGCAGCACCGATCCTACAAGTGTGACCCTCGCCGTCGGTACAAAGCTCGCCGACGCCAAAGCGATCTTACCGACGACGGTGCCAGCCCAGGCTGGCTCCTCTGCCTTTCGCTTTCAGGCTCCAGTAACGTGGGACCTGTCCGGCCTCACTCAGGAGTACCTAGACACACCGGGGATCTACCCCGTAGCCGGAACCGCAGTGTCGGGAGGCGCGCAGCTGGAAGCGCGACTCAACATCCTCGTGGTTGAGGCCGTACCTACCAATATTGCCCCCAGTTCACGCACATCCGCTTCTTTTGTTGAGCCCGGATACTCCACAGACGGGACGGTCAATGGGATCCGAACAGACAAGGCGTGGTCAAACTGGCGGTCTGGAGCGAAGAACACCACAGACACGCTGACCTACACCCTGGCTCGGGCAGAGACCATCAAGGATGCCAGCCTATTCTTCTATAAGGACGGAGAATCCAAGAGCTGGCCCGTATCTATCCTGGCCGAATACCTGCCCGCAGAGGGAGCCACGTCCACCCACAGCGAGGCCACAGATGCTTGGCTCCCTGCCCATGAGGTCCCTGTGCCTGACAGTGACCAGGCACCGGTGGTCACTGTCGATTTCGATGCGGTTCAGGCCAAGGCGATACGCTTCACACTGACCGCACGGCCGCAGACGCACATGATCCTCTCCGAGGTGGAGATTAACGCCCTGCAGCCTGCTCCTTCCTCGGTCTCGTCCCTCGCCAGGCTGACCGTTGACGGGGCGGACGTTGAAGGCTTCAACCCTTCTCACACGTCTTATGAGCTGAGCGCGGCCGGAACCGAGCAGCCTTCCATTGTCGCGATTCCCACAGATCAGGACGCGACAGTGTCTTCTTCCCAGGACGCACATGGGACAACGACACTCACTGTCACCGCCCCAGACGGGTCGACGACGGTGTATACCGTGTCCATCAATCTATCCCCTCCTACAGCGGGTCCCGAGGACCCTGCTGAGTCCGAAGGGCCGCAAGATCCTGAGGATCCTCGAGAACAGGACGATCCCGATGCCCCGCAGGACCCGGCCGACCCGCCGATCCCAACCGACCCGCCGGGCAAGGACACACCATCGAAAGCAACGTCGCTGGCATCAGAGAAGACACCTCGTCGTGATACCGATCAGCACGGTCAGGCCACATCAGGTGCATACTCCGAGAACGGTTCTCTGACACGCACTGGCGTCGACAGCTCACTGCTGACGGCAGCCGCAGCCCTGTTCCTAGCCGGCTCGGCCCTTGTCGGACGCAGACGTCGTCAGGCCTAATCAGCGGGTTCTCAATGCTTTGGGGGTGGGTGGATTCCTCCCACCCCCAAAGCATTGAGAACCTTTCCGTGGATGGAGCAACTGAAGTGGCGGATTGCTCCACCTCAAGTAGAGAAAACTCAATTTTGTCGTATTCGAAAGTATCCGGCGGGTAGGATGCGAACTCCACCACGATGGAGTGCCCTAGCTTTTTAGGTCCAGGCGACTTGACTGTTGTCCATTGATGCCCTACCTGTGGGTGGGGAGGATGGATGAATGGTGAAGAAGCTCAGCAAGCACACTCCCGAACAGATCGTTCGTCAGCTGGATAAGGCGCGGGAGATGAAGGAGTCAGGGTCGACCACGGCTCAGGTCCTCACGCAGCCAGGGGTCAGCAACCCATAGGCTGAACCGGTGGCAGTCAACGTATAGGTCGATGACCAAGAGCGCAGCCACAGAGCCGCAGCGACTGCGTGAGGAGAACACGCGCCTCAAGCGGCTCCTTGGTCAGGCCGAGCTGGAGAAGGCAGCATGGAAGGAGCTGTCGGAGGGAAGCCTCTCAGACCAGCCCACCGCCGGGGACACCAGCGCGCCTGGGTCAACGCTCTCGAACAGGGGTATGGGGTGTACCGGGAAACGTTCCGCCGCCTGTGGCGCGAGGAAGGCCTACGGGTGCTGCCGCGTCGGAAGCGTAAACGCGTCGAAGGGTCGTTGATGAGCTCACGCGCGAGCACCTCGCCTTTGGGACTGACCGCAAGCCTGACACTGTTTCGGTGATTGAGCTGCTGGACGTGGCCTGTCTGGACCATAGTGGGCGAGCGCGGGTGACCCGGATGGATAACGGGTCAGAATTCATCACCCGTGCCCTCGACACGTGAGCCAGGCGGGACGGGACGATCCAGGCGTCTATCCCGCCCGGTCCAGTCCTGGCTAGGCGGGTACGTCGAGTCATTCCACAACCGGATACGTGACGAGCTCTCGGAGGACAACAGTATCGACAACCTAGCCCACGCCCGAGCCCTCGTGGCCCAGTGGTCACGACGCTACAACGACTTCCATCCGCACCCCTGCCTGGGCTACCTCAGCCCACGACGGTACGCGGAACAATGGAAACAAGAAAACACGGTCAACACTTAAACCCACTAGACCTAATTCCCAGACCACTCCAACCAGCATCCAGCTAGTTCCCGCCTCATTCATGGTCCGGGCCTCGGCGGCGCCTCCACGAGCCTGAGTGCAGCAGGCCTCGACACCCCAACGAGCTGGCCAAGACAGGTGTGGTGGGCCCTTCCCGTATGAAGGTACCCACCACACCTGCACGGGCAGGTACGAGACTCACACGGCCTTGGCCGCACGTTTCTTGTTGACCAAGTCGAAGGCAACCGCACCAAGAACCACCAGGCCCTTGATCGCCTGCTGGTAGTCAATGCCGACACCCATGAGGGACATGCCGTTGTTCATCACAGCCATGACAAGGCCGCCGATGATCGCACCAACCACTGTGCCGATTCCACCAGTTACCGCTGCGCCGCCGATGAAGCACGCCGCGATCGCGTCAAGCTCAAACCCGGTGCCAGCCTTGGGGCCGGCCATGTTGAGGCGAGAGGTGAAGATAATGCCCGCCAGAGCACACAGCACACCGTTGTTCACAAAGACCCAGAAGCGAACCCACTGGACCTTGACACCGGACAGAGCCGCGGCCTCCTTGTTGCCACCGATGGCGTAGATCTGACGCCCGATCACCGTGCGGTTCGCGACGAAGGAGTATGCGAGGATCAGGACCGCCAGGATAATGAGTACATACGGCGTCCCCTTGTAGGTGGCTATCTTCCACGCAAAAGCCATGCCGACAACGCAGACCACCGCGAGCTTGGCGATCCACACCCCCATGGCAGGCACAGGTACGTCATTGCGCACGGAGCGTCGGCGGCTGCGCAGCTCACCGAGGACAAAGGCAACCAGGATCAGTCCCACCAGCACCAACGTGAACAGGTCGTATCCGTATCCTCCTAGGAGCCCGTTGAGGTAGCCCGAGGAGATCTCACGGAAGCCGTTAGGGAAGGGAGAGATCGACAGGTTGTTAAGAACAATCATCGTCAGCCCGCGGAAGATCAGCATGCCGGCCAGCGTCACGATGAAGGCAGGGATACCAACGAAGGCGATCCAGAAGCCTTGCCAGACGCCAACCAGCAGTCCGGTTCCCAGCGCGGCAAGGACAGCCACAGGCCACGGCATCCCATGGTTGACCGTGACAACTCCCGCGACAGCACCTGTCAGCGCCACCACTGACCCCACGGACAGGTCGATGTCTGCCATGAGGATCGCAAAGAGCATGCCGATGGCCAGGACAAGCACATAGGCGTTCTGGACGATGATGTTCGAGACGTTCTGGGCGGACAGGATCTGCCCGTCAGTCAGCACCGCGAACAGGACAATGATCGCAACGAGAGCGACGACGAGGCCTCCCTGCCGCAGATTAGTGCTCAGGGCACGCCTGAGAGATTGGAGCGTTTCGGCCATGGTCAGTCTTCCTTTACCTGAGTCATATAGCGCATGAGGACCTCCTGACTCGCCTCGTCTCGAGGGACGTCAGCAGTGATGCGGCCCTCGGACAGGGTGTAGATCCGGTCGCAGATCCCCAGGAGCTCTGGCAACTCGGAGGAAATGACTAGAATCGCCTTCCCCTCGTCCGCAAGCTTGTTGATGATGGTGTAGATCTCATACTTGGCCCCAACGTCAATTCCTCGGGTTGGCTCATCAAGGATGAGGACGTCAGGCTCAGTGGCCACCCACTTGCCGAGGACAACCTTCTGCTGGTTGCCTCCTGACAGCCCACCAACCCGGGACTCGATCGTGGGAGCCTTAACATTCATCTCTTTAGACAGGGCCGAGACCGTCACCCGCTCTTGGCCAAGGTCGAGGACCCCACCACGAGAGAAACGACGCGGAGCAGCCGAGGACATGTTGCTCTGGATCGAGCCAATGAGATTGAGGCCGTAGCGCTTGCGATCCTCAGAGACATAGGCGAGCCCGCTGGCGATCGCCTCAGAGACATTCTTGAGCTCGATCTCCTTGCCATCCTTGAAGATCTTGCCCTGGATATCGCGTCCGTAGGCGCGACCAAACACACTCATCGCCAGCTCGGTCCGCCCAGCCCCCATGAGGCCTGCCAACCCAACGATTTCCCCGTGACGCACATGGAGGTTGACGTCGTCAACAACGCGTCGAGTGGCATCGGCAGGGTGACGGACGGTCCATCCCTCCAGGCGAAGAGCCTCCTG containing:
- a CDS encoding Ig-like domain-containing protein; amino-acid sequence: MEYQTLTQGRELMLTRSLRRRFLSFLAITALAGTGAVALIPPTQATAATPDVTITPNPSYQSEAFEGWGTSLAWFANATGDYPDDVRNTLREAVFGEDGLNLNIARYNIGGGDASDVPPYLRPGGAVEGWWNPQLEATDSQGPITSTYADRERYRSAWDGDDLASYNLKADGTQRWWIDALKKDITKWEAFSNSPPYFLTASGFVSGGRNNATSEQLAEADMEAFADYLVAVVDELEKVHGISFATIDPFNEPNTNYWQSRIGANGWPTSESRQEGAHIGPRAQDKMIQVLASRLAENGTQTKAIISAMDETNPSTFVRNWQAYSADARQAVGQYNVHTYSTSDRQVVRDISKVENTNLWMSEVEGDWSPGKGLDLSEMGNGLGMAQRIADDLRELEPRAWVFWQPVEDLYNMEKVEKLNWGSVLIDFDCDANGNSARRLADGDADPSCKVLTNSKYNTVRNYTHYIRPGAHLIPTTSNESTAAVRADGSGVDIVHTNSSSEERTVALDLSRFASVAGATVTPVVTTQSPADRPTANALVKGTPVAVDQATATATLTVPARSVTTFVIDGATGIADDAPLLKDGHSYDLRGVQSGLSLTAKDRGIVIDNTAAETAADQVWRVTTLSGSGTNEQKVTLTNVRGQVLANVDGSAAAIDPEEVSPQARSWIVTTTNGVDLSLVSATEPVVAEVNGQAREPGSRVGTYTSNGGGNQRWTARDVTISGFKPVTVNTAVAQAPTLPSTVTPLYADGAGSAVTVTWNLEEADWSTPGTVTITGSGTDQYGAAFDNAKARVEVGPASSTDPTSVTLAVGTKLADAKAILPTTVPAQAGSSAFRFQAPVTWDLSGLTQEYLDTPGIYPVAGTAVSGGAQLEARLNILVVEAVPTNIAPSSRTSASFVEPGYSTDGTVNGIRTDKAWSNWRSGAKNTTDTLTYTLARAETIKDASLFFYKDGESKSWPVSILAEYLPAEGATSTHSEATDAWLPAHEVPVPDSDQAPVVTVDFDAVQAKAIRFTLTARPQTHMILSEVEINALQPAPSSVSSLARLTVDGADVEGFNPSHTSYELSAAGTEQPSIVAIPTDQDATVSSSQDAHGTTTLTVTAPDGSTTVYTVSINLSPPTAGPEDPAESEGPQDPEDPREQDDPDAPQDPADPPIPTDPPGKDTPSKATSLASEKTPRRDTDQHGQATSGAYSENGSLTRTGVDSSLLTAAAALFLAGSALVGRRRRQA
- a CDS encoding integrase core domain-containing protein gives rise to the protein MPSTREPGGTGRSRRLSRPVQSWLGGYVESFHNRIRDELSEDNSIDNLAHARALVAQWSRRYNDFHPHPCLGYLSPRRYAEQWKQENTVNT
- the mmsB gene encoding multiple monosaccharide ABC transporter permease, with the translated sequence MAETLQSLRRALSTNLRQGGLVVALVAIIVLFAVLTDGQILSAQNVSNIIVQNAYVLVLAIGMLFAILMADIDLSVGSVVALTGAVAGVVTVNHGMPWPVAVLAALGTGLLVGVWQGFWIAFVGIPAFIVTLAGMLIFRGLTMIVLNNLSISPFPNGFREISSGYLNGLLGGYGYDLFTLVLVGLILVAFVLGELRSRRRSVRNDVPVPAMGVWIAKLAVVCVVGMAFAWKIATYKGTPYVLIILAVLILAYSFVANRTVIGRQIYAIGGNKEAAALSGVKVQWVRFWVFVNNGVLCALAGIIFTSRLNMAGPKAGTGFELDAIAACFIGGAAVTGGIGTVVGAIIGGLVMAVMNNGMSLMGVGIDYQQAIKGLVVLGAVAFDLVNKKRAAKAV